The Desulfuromonas thiophila genome contains a region encoding:
- a CDS encoding TRAP transporter substrate-binding protein produces MSGSVLSRLLTVLMAFIAFTSTGHSRDLSILQQWQPAFDPSGAEYTYILSNVDHPAIAGIGVGYKIRDRLWQESGGRLYVDFRPLAQLGGEKDVVSKLKLGAVQGMLCSSVAAANIAPVLGIVNLPFLIDSPQKLETFRARPELFEPFRAAARQQGIEVIDFTGYGSYGWATTRPVRSLADAASVNFRIAQAPVNADVYKAWKLKFTVMPWPDVPQALQTGVIDGLDHTPMVCSITKKFDVARYFTDLHYAQGLYIHLVNKRWLDRLPEDLRQLFLRVVAEESASARQQTELQQQQQIAEAQAAGVTFLTLPDSERDELRRQAEPVIEKWRATIGPAYLDLVRQQLH; encoded by the coding sequence GTGTCCGGATCTGTTCTTTCCCGTCTGCTTACCGTCCTGATGGCGTTTATCGCCTTCACCAGCACCGGCCATAGCCGCGACCTGAGCATTCTGCAGCAATGGCAACCGGCCTTCGATCCCAGCGGAGCCGAATACACCTATATTCTGTCCAATGTCGATCATCCGGCCATCGCCGGCATCGGCGTGGGCTACAAAATTCGCGACCGCTTGTGGCAGGAATCGGGGGGCCGGCTCTATGTCGATTTCCGGCCGCTGGCCCAACTCGGCGGGGAAAAAGATGTGGTCAGCAAGCTCAAGCTGGGCGCGGTTCAGGGCATGCTCTGTTCGTCGGTAGCCGCCGCCAACATCGCGCCGGTTCTCGGCATCGTCAACCTGCCGTTTCTGATCGACAGCCCGCAAAAGCTTGAAACCTTCCGCGCCCGGCCGGAACTGTTCGAACCGTTTCGCGCCGCTGCCCGCCAGCAGGGCATCGAGGTCATCGACTTCACCGGCTACGGCAGCTACGGCTGGGCCACCACCCGCCCGGTACGATCCCTGGCCGACGCCGCCAGCGTCAATTTCCGCATTGCCCAGGCACCGGTCAATGCCGATGTTTACAAGGCCTGGAAACTCAAATTCACCGTCATGCCCTGGCCCGACGTGCCCCAGGCCCTGCAAACCGGCGTCATCGACGGCCTTGATCACACCCCCATGGTCTGCAGCATCACCAAAAAATTCGACGTCGCCCGCTATTTCACCGATCTGCATTACGCCCAGGGGCTCTACATTCACCTGGTCAACAAGCGCTGGCTTGATCGCCTGCCGGAGGATCTGCGCCAGCTGTTTCTGCGCGTGGTAGCGGAGGAAAGCGCCAGTGCCCGTCAGCAGACTGAACTGCAGCAACAGCAGCAGATCGCCGAGGCCCAGGCGGCTGGCGTCACCTTCCTGACCCTGCCCGACAGCGAGCGGGACGAACTGCGGCGGCAGGCCGAGCCGGTCATTGAAAAATGGCGCGCCACCATCGGGCCAGCCTATCTCGACCTGGTGCGCCAGCAGCTGCACTGA
- a CDS encoding succinate dehydrogenase/fumarate reductase iron-sulfur subunit gives MNLTLYVWRQNGPEDKGKLEQYEAKNVSPDSSFLEMLDEVNQDLIEKGIEPIEFDNDCREGICGTCGCVVNGIPHGPQDKTTACQLHMRQFKDGDSLTLEPWRAKAFPVIKDLAVDRSALDKIIQAGGYTSAYTGEVGEANQTLIGKVEADYAMDAAECIGCGACVAACPNGSAMLFTSAKVAQLAVLPQGQIEAAARVKNMTEAMLNAGFGNCTNHYECEAACPKGVSVKFIAKLNREYIKALPQ, from the coding sequence ATGAATCTGACACTGTACGTATGGCGCCAAAACGGCCCTGAGGACAAGGGCAAACTGGAGCAGTACGAGGCCAAGAATGTCAGCCCCGACAGCTCCTTCCTGGAAATGCTCGATGAGGTCAACCAGGATCTGATCGAGAAGGGCATTGAGCCCATCGAGTTTGACAATGACTGCCGCGAAGGCATCTGTGGTACCTGTGGCTGCGTCGTTAACGGCATCCCCCATGGTCCGCAGGATAAGACCACGGCCTGTCAGCTGCACATGCGCCAGTTCAAGGATGGCGACAGCCTGACCCTGGAGCCCTGGCGCGCCAAGGCCTTCCCGGTGATCAAGGACCTGGCGGTGGACCGTAGCGCGCTGGATAAGATTATCCAGGCCGGTGGCTACACCTCGGCCTATACCGGCGAGGTCGGTGAAGCCAACCAGACCCTGATCGGCAAGGTTGAAGCTGATTACGCCATGGACGCGGCCGAGTGCATCGGCTGTGGTGCCTGCGTGGCGGCCTGCCCCAATGGCAGTGCCATGCTGTTCACCAGCGCCAAGGTGGCCCAGCTGGCTGTGCTGCCGCAGGGCCAGATCGAAGCCGCCGCCCGGGTTAAAAACATGACTGAAGCCATGCTCAATGCCGGCTTCGGCAACTGCACCAACCATTACGAGTGCGAAGCGGCCTGCCCCAAAGGCGTGAGCGTCAAGTTCATCGCCAAGCTCAATCGCGAGTACATCAAGGCGCTGCCCCAGTAG
- a CDS encoding outer membrane lipoprotein-sorting protein, whose product MHPRFWCVVVLLLLVPAPLLALDAQEIVERANQAAYYAGADGRARVEMTIRDASGLERQRRFTLLRRNEADGRQRFYAYFEAPADVNKMAYLVWKNPAAEDDRWLWLPALNLVKRIAPGDKRTSFVGSDFLYEDVSGRSTREDTHVLLEETDSHYVIESRPKNPASVEFGRFVTRIDKQTFLPLKADYYDSSDRLYRQVEALQVETIQGFATVTHAVARDLLRDSSTENRFSGVAYDLGLNERIFTERFLRRPPREVLH is encoded by the coding sequence ATGCATCCGCGTTTCTGGTGTGTTGTCGTGCTGTTGCTGCTGGTGCCGGCTCCGTTGCTGGCTCTCGATGCCCAGGAAATTGTCGAGCGGGCCAATCAGGCGGCCTACTACGCCGGCGCCGATGGCCGCGCCCGGGTCGAAATGACCATTCGCGATGCCAGCGGCCTGGAGCGCCAGCGCCGATTTACCCTGCTGCGGCGCAACGAAGCCGATGGCCGGCAGCGCTTCTATGCCTATTTCGAAGCGCCGGCCGATGTCAACAAGATGGCCTATCTGGTGTGGAAGAATCCGGCCGCCGAGGATGATCGCTGGCTGTGGCTGCCGGCGCTGAATCTGGTCAAGCGCATAGCACCGGGCGACAAGCGTACCAGCTTCGTCGGCTCTGATTTTCTCTATGAGGACGTGTCGGGTCGCAGCACCCGTGAGGACACCCATGTGCTGCTGGAAGAAACCGACAGCCACTATGTCATTGAGAGCCGGCCGAAGAATCCGGCCAGTGTTGAGTTCGGCCGTTTTGTCACCCGCATCGACAAGCAGACCTTTCTGCCGCTCAAGGCGGATTACTACGACAGCAGCGACCGGCTTTATCGTCAGGTAGAGGCCCTGCAGGTCGAAACCATCCAGGGGTTTGCCACGGTGACGCATGCCGTGGCGCGTGATCTGCTGCGCGACAGCAGTACCGAAAACCGTTTCAGTGGCGTGGCCTACGATCTGGGGCTGAACGAGCGTATCTTTACCGAGCGTTTTCTGCGACGGCCGCCGCGCGAGGTGCTGCATTGA
- a CDS encoding chemotaxis protein — MTMVQKNKGILLEAGTNEFEILEYYLQGQSFGINVHKLREIVPYDTGELTRLPDAHPSLLGTLLLRGDTIPLIDLARHTGKVGLLSVGSVGNGGSGRNRQVVLVCEFNDEVIAFLVDGVDQIHRLSWSQVKPMDRFFEAYRPRFTGTVTVAERDILIVDMEHIAYEVFGNGASFGESSIEVEVPAPERKRHRADVKLFFAEDSTLIRQGILRVLINAGYEQVQGFGDGLACWNAIQQAREQGVLPTLVVSDIEMPELDGLALCRRIKEDPQLRHIRVVMYSSLINENTSHKCDEVGADAYTSKPDVTKVVSLVDRFCLEP, encoded by the coding sequence ATGACGATGGTACAGAAGAACAAAGGCATTTTGCTTGAAGCCGGCACCAACGAATTCGAGATACTGGAGTATTATCTGCAGGGCCAGTCCTTTGGCATCAATGTCCATAAGTTGCGTGAAATCGTGCCCTATGATACCGGAGAGCTGACCCGCCTGCCCGATGCCCACCCGTCGTTGCTGGGAACCCTGTTGCTGCGAGGTGATACCATTCCGCTGATTGATCTGGCGCGCCATACCGGCAAGGTTGGCCTGCTGTCTGTTGGCTCGGTTGGCAACGGGGGGAGTGGGCGAAACCGCCAGGTGGTGCTGGTGTGCGAGTTCAATGACGAGGTGATTGCCTTTCTGGTCGACGGTGTCGATCAGATTCATCGTTTGTCCTGGTCGCAGGTCAAGCCGATGGATCGCTTTTTCGAGGCTTATCGGCCCCGCTTCACCGGCACGGTGACGGTGGCCGAGCGTGATATTCTCATCGTTGACATGGAACATATCGCCTACGAGGTATTCGGCAACGGCGCCAGCTTTGGTGAATCTTCCATTGAGGTGGAGGTGCCGGCGCCCGAGCGCAAGCGTCATCGGGCCGATGTCAAGCTGTTCTTCGCCGAGGATTCGACCCTGATCCGGCAGGGCATTCTGCGGGTACTGATCAATGCCGGCTATGAGCAGGTGCAGGGCTTTGGTGACGGCCTGGCCTGTTGGAACGCCATCCAGCAGGCGCGGGAGCAGGGTGTGTTGCCGACGCTGGTGGTGTCCGATATCGAGATGCCGGAACTCGATGGCCTGGCCCTGTGCCGCCGTATCAAGGAAGATCCGCAACTGCGCCATATCCGGGTGGTCATGTATTCGAGCCTGATCAATGAGAACACCTCGCACAAGTGTGACGAGGTGGGCGCCGATGCCTATACCAGCAAACCCGACGTGACCAAGGTGGTGTCGCTGGTTGACCGGTTCTGTCTGGAACCCTGA
- a CDS encoding efflux RND transporter permease subunit — MKLLLTRLSLRYPRLVLLLALLATLAFALQFPRVHFDNDPENMLAADEPVRQFHHQVKQKYALYDFVIVGIVNESHPAGVFNVDTLGRIDRLTRQLLHLQPAAGAVGLHLPGEPEVRLDLAPQSGWQRLLNRAFNHDPNRLFTADGTSALVAHELIAPSVVDNIKQAELGSLRLEYLMEQPPHTEAQARVIRDDAMGNPLYAGTLVSEDERALCLYLPIVDKTFSHNVANLVRHLTADWPAQDRVLITGLPVAEDTFGVEMLIQMATSAPLAGLAIFALLWLFFRSLALIVAPMVVALLSVICAMGLLIGLGYDVHIMSSMIAIFLMPIAVADSVHILSEFYDVYPRFGDKKRAVEHVIGHLFAPMLYTSLTTIAGFASLAFTPIPPVQVFGLHVAFGVAVAWLLSMTLIPAYIALAVSEERLASRQLLPAGAAAPATLLTGPLVALGRLTQRRGGAIGMLTLILLVLAGYGISRISVNDNPVKWFSPQHEIRQADAILNHHFGGTYTAYLTFAPLKPEGCGCDEKAQRIAAALQQRFGASRPAETAVLLETLQRLSAEQRRLAGCDVNRCFFELLQQAEQLDRGFLAGWAALADALQYLDPVGLDGERLRQELAAAGVLAGSEARQLLTELAAGPPVTGEALLDTALALCERHSQASFAALVLEQQAETTAPPFKRPEMLRYLEGLQQYLQQVPQVGKSSSVVDALKKAAYELSYREPPVGGSAAEIELYRQRNAAHFAVPATAAATAQVFVQLEGMKKKDSLFHLVTRDYREANLWLQLKSGDNRDMEQVVAAVEGYLRQNTPPQELVTGWAGLTYINVVWQDKMVRGMLSSLGGSFVVVLVMMMLLFRSPLWGALAMIPLSVTIALIYGIIGLVGKDYDMPVAVLSSLTLGLSVDFAIHFLQRARELCRTGQDWPASCAAMFREPARAISRNAITVAVGFTPLLLAPLVPYKTVGFFLATIMTVSWLATLLLLPVLVRLLRRWLFPPGAAEPKGE; from the coding sequence ATGAAGCTGCTGTTGACCCGTCTGAGCCTGCGCTATCCGCGTCTGGTACTGCTGCTGGCCCTGCTGGCCACCCTGGCCTTTGCCCTGCAATTCCCCCGCGTGCATTTTGACAACGACCCGGAAAACATGCTGGCGGCCGATGAGCCGGTGCGGCAGTTTCATCATCAGGTCAAGCAGAAATACGCCCTCTATGATTTTGTTATTGTCGGCATCGTTAACGAAAGCCATCCGGCCGGGGTCTTCAATGTCGACACCCTTGGCCGCATCGACCGGCTGACGCGTCAGCTGCTGCATCTGCAACCGGCGGCCGGCGCGGTTGGCCTGCACCTGCCGGGCGAGCCCGAGGTGCGTCTTGATCTGGCGCCGCAGTCGGGCTGGCAGCGTCTGCTCAACCGCGCCTTCAATCATGATCCCAACCGGCTGTTCACCGCTGACGGCACCAGTGCCCTGGTGGCCCATGAATTGATTGCCCCCAGTGTCGTTGACAATATCAAGCAGGCTGAACTGGGGTCGCTGCGGCTGGAATACCTGATGGAGCAGCCGCCGCACACGGAGGCTCAGGCGCGCGTTATCCGCGACGACGCCATGGGCAATCCGCTGTACGCCGGCACCCTGGTGTCCGAGGACGAGCGGGCGCTGTGCCTTTATCTGCCTATCGTCGATAAGACCTTCAGCCATAATGTCGCCAACCTGGTGCGTCACCTCACCGCCGACTGGCCGGCGCAGGATCGGGTGCTGATTACCGGCCTGCCGGTGGCGGAGGACACCTTCGGAGTCGAGATGCTGATCCAGATGGCGACCTCGGCACCGCTGGCCGGGCTGGCAATTTTCGCGCTGTTGTGGCTGTTTTTCCGTAGTCTGGCGCTGATTGTCGCACCTATGGTGGTGGCCCTGTTGAGTGTGATCTGTGCCATGGGACTGCTGATAGGTCTGGGCTACGATGTCCACATCATGAGCTCGATGATCGCCATCTTTCTGATGCCCATCGCCGTGGCCGATTCGGTGCATATCCTCAGCGAGTTCTATGATGTCTATCCGCGCTTCGGTGACAAGAAGCGCGCGGTCGAGCATGTCATCGGTCATCTGTTTGCCCCCATGCTCTACACCAGTCTGACCACTATCGCCGGCTTTGCTTCGCTGGCTTTCACCCCGATTCCGCCGGTGCAGGTGTTCGGTCTGCATGTGGCTTTTGGTGTCGCGGTTGCCTGGCTGCTCAGCATGACGCTGATTCCGGCCTATATTGCCCTGGCGGTATCGGAAGAACGGCTGGCCAGCCGGCAGTTGCTGCCGGCCGGTGCGGCGGCCCCGGCGACCCTGCTGACAGGCCCCCTGGTCGCCCTTGGCCGCTTGACGCAGCGGCGCGGTGGCGCCATCGGCATGCTGACGCTTATCCTGCTGGTGCTGGCGGGTTACGGCATCAGCCGCATCAGTGTCAACGACAATCCGGTCAAATGGTTCAGCCCGCAGCATGAAATCCGGCAGGCCGACGCCATTCTTAACCACCATTTTGGTGGTACCTACACCGCTTATCTGACCTTTGCGCCGCTGAAGCCGGAGGGTTGCGGCTGCGACGAAAAGGCCCAGCGCATCGCGGCGGCGTTGCAGCAGCGTTTTGGTGCCAGCCGGCCAGCGGAAACCGCTGTGCTGCTCGAGACCCTGCAGCGGCTGAGCGCGGAACAGCGCCGTCTGGCTGGCTGCGATGTCAATCGCTGTTTCTTCGAGCTGCTGCAACAGGCGGAGCAACTCGACCGGGGCTTTTTGGCCGGCTGGGCTGCTCTGGCCGATGCCCTGCAGTATCTTGACCCTGTCGGCCTTGATGGGGAACGGCTGCGGCAGGAGCTGGCGGCGGCCGGTGTGCTGGCCGGAAGCGAGGCGCGGCAGCTGTTGACGGAATTGGCGGCAGGGCCGCCGGTAACTGGAGAGGCCCTGCTCGATACGGCACTGGCCCTGTGCGAGCGTCACAGCCAGGCTTCATTTGCCGCGCTGGTGCTGGAGCAGCAGGCCGAGACCACCGCGCCGCCGTTCAAACGGCCCGAGATGCTGCGCTATCTTGAAGGGCTGCAGCAGTATCTGCAACAGGTGCCGCAGGTGGGCAAAAGTTCCTCGGTGGTTGATGCGCTGAAGAAGGCGGCCTACGAACTGAGCTATCGCGAACCGCCGGTGGGTGGCAGTGCCGCCGAGATTGAGCTGTATCGCCAGCGCAATGCCGCGCATTTTGCCGTGCCGGCTACGGCTGCGGCGACGGCTCAGGTGTTTGTCCAGCTTGAGGGCATGAAGAAAAAGGACAGTCTGTTTCATCTGGTGACGCGTGATTACCGCGAAGCCAACCTGTGGCTGCAGCTCAAGAGCGGTGACAACCGGGACATGGAACAGGTGGTGGCGGCGGTGGAGGGCTATCTGCGGCAGAATACGCCGCCGCAGGAGCTGGTGACCGGCTGGGCCGGCCTGACCTACATCAACGTGGTGTGGCAGGACAAGATGGTGCGCGGCATGCTTTCCTCTCTTGGCGGCAGCTTTGTCGTGGTGCTGGTGATGATGATGCTGTTGTTCCGTTCGCCGCTGTGGGGCGCCCTGGCGATGATCCCGCTGAGCGTGACCATTGCCCTGATTTACGGTATCATCGGCCTGGTCGGCAAGGATTACGACATGCCGGTGGCGGTGCTGTCCTCACTGACGCTGGGCTTAAGTGTCGATTTCGCCATTCATTTCCTGCAGCGGGCCCGCGAACTGTGTCGCACCGGGCAAGACTGGCCTGCCAGCTGTGCCGCCATGTTTCGCGAGCCGGCCCGGGCCATCAGCCGCAACGCCATTACCGTGGCGGTCGGCTTTACTCCCCTGCTGCTGGCGCCGCTGGTGCCCTATAAAACGGTCGGCTTCTTTTTGGCCACCATCATGACCGTATCCTGGCTGGCCACCCTGCTGCTGTTGCCGGTGCTGGTGCGGTTGCTGCGGCGCTGGCTGTTTCCGCCGGGCGCTGCCGAACCCAAAGGAGAATGA
- a CDS encoding TatD family hydrolase, producing MAESVTASDALVFDSHCHLGLLDDGPPPPACLLLATACDHWPRLLSLAAPAWDRWVAAGLHPAWAQQWQEGTAAALAALLARPEVVAVGEVGLDDRQGPAAAVQEQVLRQQIALARQWDKPLVLHGRGRYGRLLELLRQEDAAAVGGILHGFSGSVELARQFIALGFAIGVGPVLLRPGVRRLPQALRLLPPQALVLESDAPALLATTAAVAPQTLLALLADRLAGLCGLSPAVLVAHHQANCRRILRLPSL from the coding sequence ATGGCGGAGTCCGTTACAGCTTCTGACGCGCTGGTGTTCGACAGCCATTGTCATCTCGGGTTGCTGGATGATGGTCCGCCGCCGCCCGCCTGTCTGCTGCTGGCGACCGCCTGTGACCACTGGCCGCGGCTGCTGTCTTTGGCGGCGCCGGCCTGGGACCGCTGGGTTGCCGCCGGCTTGCATCCGGCCTGGGCGCAGCAGTGGCAAGAAGGTACGGCGGCGGCGCTGGCGGCCCTGCTGGCCCGGCCCGAGGTGGTGGCCGTCGGTGAGGTTGGTCTTGATGATCGCCAAGGCCCCGCAGCCGCTGTCCAGGAACAGGTGTTGAGGCAGCAGATTGCCCTGGCCCGCCAGTGGGACAAGCCGTTGGTGCTGCATGGCCGTGGTCGCTATGGCCGGTTGCTGGAGCTGCTGCGGCAGGAGGATGCCGCTGCCGTCGGCGGCATCCTGCACGGCTTTTCCGGCAGTGTCGAACTGGCCCGCCAGTTTATCGCCCTGGGTTTTGCCATCGGTGTCGGTCCGGTATTGCTGCGACCTGGCGTTCGCCGCCTGCCACAGGCCCTGCGACTGCTGCCGCCACAGGCCCTGGTGCTGGAATCCGACGCGCCCGCGCTTTTGGCAACGACCGCTGCTGTGGCGCCGCAGACGCTGCTGGCGTTGCTGGCCGATCGTCTTGCCGGGCTTTGTGGTTTGTCGCCGGCAGTGCTGGTGGCGCACCATCAGGCCAACTGCCGGCGAATCCTGCGTCTGCCGTCACTGTGA
- a CDS encoding succinate dehydrogenase cytochrome b subunit produces the protein MQMLQSSVGRKLVMAVTGFVLVSFVIVHLLGNSSVFVGANGLNAYAEHLHALGPLVWVFRLVMLAVFALHIAIGIQLTLENRAARPIDYNQKKNLRTSFGAETMIFTGLAILAFVVYHLFHFTMHVTNPEISASALPVDALGRADVFSMVVLSFQKFFISLVYVGAMVTVLLHLSHGIQSLFQTLGCLTANTLPVMEKIGRAAAIVIFVGFISIPVSILLGLIKV, from the coding sequence ATGCAAATGCTACAGAGCTCTGTCGGAAGAAAGCTTGTGATGGCGGTGACCGGCTTTGTGCTGGTCAGTTTCGTCATTGTCCACCTGCTGGGGAACTCGTCGGTGTTCGTTGGTGCCAATGGCCTCAACGCCTATGCCGAGCACCTGCACGCTCTCGGGCCTCTGGTGTGGGTGTTCCGTCTGGTGATGCTGGCGGTGTTCGCCCTGCACATCGCCATTGGTATCCAGCTGACGCTGGAAAACCGCGCCGCCCGCCCCATCGACTACAACCAGAAGAAAAACCTGCGCACCTCCTTTGGTGCTGAGACCATGATCTTTACCGGTCTGGCGATTCTGGCTTTTGTCGTCTACCATCTGTTCCACTTCACCATGCACGTCACCAATCCCGAGATCTCGGCCAGCGCCCTGCCGGTTGACGCCCTCGGCCGCGCCGACGTGTTCAGCATGGTGGTTCTGAGCTTCCAGAAGTTCTTCATCAGCCTGGTCTATGTCGGCGCCATGGTCACGGTGCTGCTGCACCTGAGCCACGGTATCCAGAGTCTGTTCCAGACCCTGGGCTGTCTGACGGCCAACACCCTGCCGGTGATGGAAAAAATCGGCCGCGCCGCTGCGATCGTCATCTTTGTCGGCTTCATTTCCATCCCGGTGTCCATACTGCTGGGCCTGATTAAAGTTTAG
- a CDS encoding fumarate reductase/succinate dehydrogenase flavoprotein subunit, whose translation MILDGKCPTGPIEKSWDKHRFEMKLVNPANKRKYKVIVVGTGLAGGAAAATMGELGYNVEAFCYQDSARRAHSIAAQGGINAAKNYHNDGDSVFRLFYDTIKGGDFRAREADVWRLAQVSNNIIDQCVAQGVPFAREYSGLLANRSFGGAQVSRTFYARGQTGQQLLLGAYQALSRQVKVGSVKLKPRTEMLDLVVVDGVARGITYRDLVTGEIKTSWADAVVLATGGYVNVFYLSTNAMGCSVTAAWKASKKGAFMANPCYTQIHPTCIPQSGEHQSKLTLMSESLRNDGRCWVPKRKEDCDKAPADIAEEDRDYYLERKYPSFGNLAPRDIASRAAKEQCDDGRGVGPGKRGVYLDYQSAIDRVGEDTIRERYGNLFDMYEKITDENAYKKPMRIYPAPHYSMGGLWVDYNCMSNVPGLFVLGEANFSVHGANRLGASALMQGLADGYFVIPYTIGNYLATVKPGQVKDDHAEFKKSVEEVEGRIDKLLSVNGKRSVSSFHRELGKIMWNNVGMARSKESLEEALKVIPALRDEFWQNVKVTGGKNQRNGQLEDAGRVADFLEFAEMMTLDALQRNESCGGHFRVEYQTEDGEAMRDDENFCYVAAWEFKGVGKTPELHKEPLKFENVKLAVRSYK comes from the coding sequence GTGATTTTAGACGGAAAATGTCCTACCGGACCGATTGAGAAATCCTGGGATAAGCACCGCTTCGAAATGAAGCTGGTTAACCCCGCCAACAAGCGCAAGTACAAGGTCATCGTTGTCGGTACCGGCCTGGCCGGTGGTGCCGCTGCCGCCACCATGGGTGAGCTGGGTTACAATGTCGAGGCCTTCTGCTATCAGGACAGCGCCCGCCGCGCTCACAGTATCGCGGCCCAGGGCGGCATCAACGCCGCCAAGAACTACCACAACGATGGTGACAGCGTTTTCCGCCTGTTCTACGACACCATCAAGGGCGGTGACTTCCGCGCCCGCGAGGCTGACGTCTGGCGTCTGGCTCAGGTATCCAACAACATCATCGACCAATGCGTGGCTCAGGGTGTGCCCTTCGCCCGTGAGTACAGCGGTCTGCTCGCCAACCGCTCCTTCGGTGGTGCTCAGGTGTCGCGTACCTTCTATGCCCGCGGTCAGACGGGGCAGCAGCTGCTGCTCGGCGCCTATCAGGCTCTGTCGCGCCAAGTGAAGGTCGGCAGCGTCAAGCTCAAGCCGCGCACCGAAATGCTCGACCTGGTGGTGGTGGACGGTGTCGCCCGCGGCATCACCTATCGCGATCTGGTGACCGGCGAGATCAAGACCAGCTGGGCCGATGCGGTCGTGCTGGCTACCGGTGGCTACGTCAACGTGTTCTACCTGTCGACCAACGCCATGGGCTGCAGTGTTACCGCGGCCTGGAAAGCGAGCAAAAAGGGCGCCTTCATGGCCAACCCCTGCTACACTCAGATTCACCCGACCTGTATCCCGCAGAGCGGCGAGCACCAGTCGAAACTGACACTGATGTCGGAATCGCTGCGTAATGACGGCCGTTGCTGGGTGCCCAAGCGCAAGGAAGACTGCGACAAGGCTCCGGCCGACATCGCCGAAGAGGATCGTGACTACTACCTCGAGCGCAAGTACCCGTCCTTCGGCAACCTGGCACCGCGCGACATCGCTTCCCGCGCCGCCAAGGAGCAGTGTGACGATGGCCGTGGCGTTGGCCCCGGCAAGCGCGGCGTCTATCTCGACTACCAGAGCGCCATTGACCGCGTCGGCGAGGACACCATCCGCGAGCGTTACGGCAACCTGTTCGACATGTACGAGAAGATCACCGACGAGAACGCCTATAAAAAGCCGATGCGCATCTACCCGGCACCGCACTACTCCATGGGCGGTCTGTGGGTTGATTACAACTGCATGAGCAACGTTCCGGGTCTGTTCGTCCTCGGCGAGGCCAACTTCTCTGTTCACGGCGCCAACCGCCTGGGAGCTTCGGCGCTGATGCAGGGTCTGGCTGATGGCTACTTTGTCATTCCTTATACCATCGGCAACTACCTGGCCACCGTCAAGCCGGGCCAGGTGAAGGACGATCACGCCGAGTTCAAGAAATCGGTGGAAGAAGTCGAGGGCCGCATCGACAAGCTGCTGAGCGTCAACGGCAAGCGGTCGGTTAGCTCGTTCCATCGCGAACTGGGCAAGATCATGTGGAACAATGTCGGCATGGCGCGCAGCAAGGAAAGCCTGGAAGAGGCCCTCAAGGTCATTCCGGCCCTGCGCGACGAGTTCTGGCAGAATGTCAAGGTGACCGGCGGCAAGAATCAGCGCAACGGTCAGCTCGAAGATGCCGGCCGCGTGGCTGACTTCCTCGAATTCGCCGAGATGATGACCCTCGATGCCCTGCAGCGCAATGAGTCCTGCGGCGGTCACTTCCGTGTCGAGTATCAGACCGAAGACGGCGAGGCGATGCGTGACGATGAGAACTTCTGCTATGTGGCAGCCTGGGAGTTCAAGGGCGTAGGCAAGACCCCTGAACTGCACAAGGAGCCCCTGAAATTCGAAAACGTCAAACTTGCCGTAAGGAGTTACAAATAA
- a CDS encoding tRNA threonylcarbamoyladenosine dehydratase, with the protein MLIEHHPDPADRFDRLRLLAGDAAVARLNGRHVAVFGLGGVGSHAVEALARAAIGELTLVDFDRISPSNINRQSHACDQTVGRYKAEVLAERCRAIHPALRLHVHLERYSPATAPQLLAPAYDMVLDCIDQIGAKIDLICHCRQAGIPLMSALGAGNKTDPAQVCLGDLFASRHCRLARVLRKELRRRGVSGPLPAVYSTELPRQRSGGRDAAGAKAALGSISTIPALFGLMLAGQLLHQWLAPADS; encoded by the coding sequence ATGCTGATAGAACACCATCCCGATCCGGCCGACCGTTTCGACCGCCTGCGCCTGCTGGCGGGTGATGCCGCCGTGGCCCGGCTCAACGGTCGGCATGTGGCCGTGTTCGGCCTTGGTGGTGTCGGCAGCCATGCGGTCGAGGCGCTGGCGCGAGCCGCTATCGGCGAGCTGACGCTGGTCGACTTTGATCGCATCAGCCCGAGCAATATCAACCGTCAATCCCATGCTTGCGACCAGACCGTCGGCCGCTACAAGGCCGAGGTGCTGGCCGAGCGCTGCCGCGCCATTCATCCGGCCCTGCGTCTGCATGTCCATCTGGAACGTTACAGCCCCGCCACGGCGCCGCAGCTGCTGGCGCCAGCCTACGACATGGTGCTCGATTGTATCGACCAGATCGGCGCCAAGATCGATCTGATCTGCCACTGCCGCCAGGCGGGTATTCCCCTGATGAGCGCCCTGGGCGCGGGCAACAAGACCGATCCGGCACAGGTCTGCCTCGGCGATCTGTTTGCCAGCCGTCACTGCCGCCTGGCGCGGGTGCTGCGCAAGGAGCTGCGGCGCCGTGGCGTCAGCGGGCCGCTGCCGGCGGTCTATTCCACCGAGCTGCCACGCCAGCGCAGTGGCGGCCGCGACGCCGCCGGTGCCAAGGCGGCCCTCGGCAGCATCTCGACCATTCCAGCCCTGTTCGGTCTGATGCTGGCCGGCCAGTTGCTGCACCAGTGGCTGGCACCGGCCGACAGCTGA